A genomic stretch from Megalobrama amblycephala isolate DHTTF-2021 linkage group LG22, ASM1881202v1, whole genome shotgun sequence includes:
- the LOC125258370 gene encoding uncharacterized protein LOC125258370 isoform X1 yields MILRQFMCFGVLMILTGGSSVKVHPGGNTTLPCNIKDDEEITWIIINGNQTFVRILRLEYLYGGKSKTEPSYIHPSYAGRIKALSSSTNTHSLLLMNITDTDLMLYCCTECRLEQTHCTKLDFEDLEICNDVDQQDPDISHDLVIISISLFLPVVCVFLLLLLVSSVCVCRRATGLQKDCAKTNELHQDWIHNSVQGKIKFGHFMMRHDDWTLAEVIYTPLNNIS; encoded by the exons ATGATCCTGAGACAATttatgt GTTTTGGTGTCTTAATGATTCTCACTGGAggatcatcagtgaaagttcatCCAGGAGGAAACACAACACTCCCCTGTAACATTAAAGATGATGAAGAGATTACATGGATCATTATAAATGGAAACCAAACATttgtcagaattctgagactAGAGTATTTGTATGGAGGTAAATCTAAAACAGAGCCCTCTTATATTCACCCAAGTTATGCAGGACGGATAAAAGCTCTCAGTTCTTCCACAAACACTCACTCTCTGCTTCTGATGAACATCACTGACACTGATCTGATGCTCTACTGCTGCACTGAATGCAGACTTGAACAAACTCACTGCACTAAACTGGATTTTGAAG ACTTAGAAATCTGCAATGATGTGGATCAGCAGGATCCAGATATCAGTCATGATCTAGTGATCATCAGTATCAGTCTGTTTCTGCCTGTCGTCTGtgtgtttctgctgctgttacTCGTGTcaagtgtctgtgtgtgtcggAGAGCAACAGGACTGCAGAAAG ATTGTGCAAAAACTAATGAACTGCACCAGGACTGGATTCACAACAGTGTTCAG GGTAAAATAAAGTTTGGTCATTTTATGATGAGACATGATGATTGGACACTGGCTGAAGTtatttatacaccactgaataatatttcttaa
- the LOC125258370 gene encoding uncharacterized protein LOC125258370 isoform X2, whose translation MILRQFMCFGVLMILTGGSSVKVHPGGNTTLPCNIKDDEEITWIIINGNQTFVRILRLEYLYGGKSKTEPSYIHPSYAGRIKALSSSTNTHSLLLMNITDTDLMLYCCTECRLEQTHCTKLDFEVSVCVGEQQDCRKIVQKLMNCTRTGFTTVFRSESLIH comes from the exons ATGATCCTGAGACAATttatgt GTTTTGGTGTCTTAATGATTCTCACTGGAggatcatcagtgaaagttcatCCAGGAGGAAACACAACACTCCCCTGTAACATTAAAGATGATGAAGAGATTACATGGATCATTATAAATGGAAACCAAACATttgtcagaattctgagactAGAGTATTTGTATGGAGGTAAATCTAAAACAGAGCCCTCTTATATTCACCCAAGTTATGCAGGACGGATAAAAGCTCTCAGTTCTTCCACAAACACTCACTCTCTGCTTCTGATGAACATCACTGACACTGATCTGATGCTCTACTGCTGCACTGAATGCAGACTTGAACAAACTCACTGCACTAAACTGGATTTTGAAG tgtctgtgtgtgtcggAGAGCAACAGGACTGCAGAAAG ATTGTGCAAAAACTAATGAACTGCACCAGGACTGGATTCACAACAGTGTTCAGGTCAGAATCTCTCATTcattaa
- the LOC125258370 gene encoding uncharacterized protein LOC125258370 isoform X3, with translation MILRQFMCFGVLMILTGGSSVKVHPGGNTTLPCNIKDDEEITWIIINGNQTFVRILRLEYLYGGKSKTEPSYIHPSYAGRIKALSSSTNTHSLLLMNITDTDLMLYCCTECRLEQTHCTKLDFEVSVCVGEQQDCRKIVQKLMNCTRTGFTTVFRVK, from the exons ATGATCCTGAGACAATttatgt GTTTTGGTGTCTTAATGATTCTCACTGGAggatcatcagtgaaagttcatCCAGGAGGAAACACAACACTCCCCTGTAACATTAAAGATGATGAAGAGATTACATGGATCATTATAAATGGAAACCAAACATttgtcagaattctgagactAGAGTATTTGTATGGAGGTAAATCTAAAACAGAGCCCTCTTATATTCACCCAAGTTATGCAGGACGGATAAAAGCTCTCAGTTCTTCCACAAACACTCACTCTCTGCTTCTGATGAACATCACTGACACTGATCTGATGCTCTACTGCTGCACTGAATGCAGACTTGAACAAACTCACTGCACTAAACTGGATTTTGAAG tgtctgtgtgtgtcggAGAGCAACAGGACTGCAGAAAG ATTGTGCAAAAACTAATGAACTGCACCAGGACTGGATTCACAACAGTGTTCAG GGTAAAATAA